One window of the Streptomyces sp. ITFR-21 genome contains the following:
- a CDS encoding non-ribosomal peptide synthetase — MLSYTQESLWLFHEMAGFDEPAYNESVAFEIRGELDPDALLGAVRATLARHEALRTTFVETPEGPRAQVHDTAPDSAVLADLRTVTAAEARLQAEQLLAEHHRRPFDLGAAPLLRTLLVGLPGGVWMFGLTAHHIVIDDWSIGLILDEISENYRAVLTTGQVPERPVRGAAFRAFVAQSRAATAAGRQADAIERWRRSLENCPDLLGMPLDRPRPEVQTFRGDSMTITVPRVDIEPLLKECARECRSTAFPVFLAAYAVLLHRYTRQDGFAVGTTVLNRPGGADLEEVGCYVNTLPLFVPVAPDDTFRDVLRGAQEAADRLLDDGDTPYPKVVEAIGAERPRNHHPVFQTMLTMLDGRPALDLGPGLPARYLPVRRVAAKFDLMLYVSAADDGYEFELEFSTDLFTRESAERILRNYAQLLTSLAVAPIDAPVSAASMTRDEERRLILDDWNDTRIAYPGGTVVDVIEEQVRRSPNALAVEFDGVRYTYDELNRRANQVANRLQQLLGSSGSGPFVGVFMDRSAEMVVALLAVVKAGCAYVPIDPEHPAARIEFMIQDAELPLIVTQERYKSALGAVTARLLTLPDAVPDGEDDADPVRELSPDSPVYMIYTSGSTGRPKGVINRHDALANRLHWMQSAFPLAGDEGAGGDRVLQKTPYSFDVSVWEFFWPLMAGAAIVVARPGGHRDPDYLKELIRSRSVTTVHFVPSMLNVFLEAEEPAAYCGSLRRVICSGEALPRKTVEVFLDTLPDCELHNLYGPTEAAIDVSHWPCRLDYPGELVPIGRPIANVRLYVLDEDLRLQPVGVPGELCIGGVAVATGYHGRNDLSAKMFVPDPYATEPEARLYRTGDLARFLPDGQIHYLGRIDNQVKLRGLRVEPDEIAAVLRELPAVQDAAVVVDTSGPAQALAAYVVSTGFDPDQLRARLRKLLPEFLVPQYLVEVPQLPTTANGKLDRRALPAPALAAAPAARTGLPPSSAAEQDVARAWQDVLGLAEPVGLDSNFFALGGDSIMALRVSSRLRAAGYTVNLREVFAHATVAELAGSLTRTDPASPTPVATAAFGLLTEEDRKALPAGTDDAWPLTRLQSGMIYHSLLDEGSPVYHDIFDYEFAGTVDLDKLVRAIRETVARHAQLRSYFDLENYDEPLQIVLDANAAEATPSVEVVDVSGLPGDAQDRAVEEWIESEKCRPLDLGRPPIRFHAHVRSADRLNLALSFHHLILDGWSVALVVEEIRHRYAGLLAGRAADDAAPAPATAPAPAPSYGTYVALERDSAQRQEDQDAWRRLLDGYSATLLAGQPGPAPAEMTETAAIERLVPAELEARLRVRAADLGLPLKSFYLAAHCAALADLSGSARVISGLVGNGRLEIPGGSEMVGLFLNTLPLPVEVGESDDAALPATVFERERALIAFQRFPLADIERQQGGTLFDVVFNYTDFHTYAAGGDGAATAQDQVSIESARYFELTNFPMIVHVHWDHFAGAMELAVCHDPGRIKTATAEGFLGEFRAALERYAGHRQEPETAGRATDGTEQAIAAIIARAVGRETVEADENYLDFGVDSITSIRILVKLRKLFPGAALREVMEARTVRVLARRLAEGAPAAEAARPAGSTGTPARRLPRGAVDAYPLTATQHRMIEATRSDPAQSAYHDVFAYTVALPLDEPLLRACLRRMTASCETLRTAFDLDASPAPRQLVHDSVEPDLTVVDAVGGPATADEWFEAERGSEFAWDRPGLIRFAAHRTAQDRFVLSMGFHHAIIDGWSLSLLIRDLLVSYAAELGAASRAGHPPAQARPADTFADYVMAEAAARASVESQQFWRDVLGGHPGTALPRYLPVGGARWAETTVTVSPEQEDRLREVARATGHPLKHVLLAAHLRVLNLVTGEPDVITGVFTHGRPETDDAEKLAGMFLNFQPHRVQIGEQIWPQLVEEVFAFEMRALPHRRCAATSADGDGHDGWPRYPALFNYTDFPAYADVAHDGGHLTGVRWFEHTDAPFLANVGRDPAGARLEITLNADGRLLPQEALEDLARLYAAVLAQITRTPDGRVQDPTDEIRACVDALGARQRPSV; from the coding sequence ATGCTCTCGTACACCCAGGAAAGCCTCTGGCTCTTCCATGAGATGGCCGGCTTCGATGAGCCGGCATACAACGAGTCGGTGGCCTTCGAGATCCGCGGGGAGCTCGATCCGGACGCGTTACTCGGTGCCGTGCGCGCGACGCTCGCACGGCACGAGGCCCTTCGGACAACCTTCGTCGAGACCCCGGAAGGGCCGCGGGCGCAGGTGCATGACACTGCCCCGGACAGTGCGGTCCTCGCCGACCTGCGCACGGTGACCGCCGCCGAGGCCCGTCTCCAGGCGGAGCAGCTGCTCGCCGAGCACCACCGACGGCCCTTCGACCTCGGTGCGGCCCCCCTGCTGCGAACACTGCTGGTGGGACTGCCGGGGGGCGTCTGGATGTTCGGCCTGACAGCTCACCACATCGTCATCGACGACTGGAGCATCGGCCTGATCCTCGACGAGATCTCGGAGAACTACCGGGCCGTCCTCACCACGGGACAGGTGCCCGAACGGCCCGTCCGCGGTGCCGCGTTCCGCGCCTTCGTCGCGCAGAGCCGCGCGGCGACCGCGGCGGGGCGGCAGGCGGACGCGATCGAACGCTGGCGCCGGTCGCTGGAGAACTGCCCGGACCTGCTCGGGATGCCGCTGGACCGGCCGCGGCCCGAGGTGCAGACCTTCCGCGGCGACAGCATGACCATCACCGTGCCCCGCGTGGACATCGAGCCGCTGCTGAAGGAATGCGCCCGCGAATGCCGCAGTACCGCCTTCCCGGTGTTCCTGGCCGCCTACGCGGTGCTGCTCCACCGCTACACGCGGCAGGACGGCTTCGCTGTCGGCACCACCGTGCTGAACAGGCCCGGCGGTGCGGACCTGGAGGAGGTCGGCTGCTACGTCAACACCCTGCCGCTGTTCGTTCCGGTGGCGCCGGACGACACTTTCCGTGACGTGCTGCGCGGTGCCCAGGAGGCGGCCGACCGGCTGCTGGACGACGGGGACACCCCGTACCCCAAGGTGGTCGAGGCGATCGGTGCCGAGCGGCCGCGCAACCACCACCCGGTCTTCCAGACGATGCTGACGATGCTCGACGGCAGGCCCGCCCTCGACCTCGGGCCGGGACTGCCCGCGCGGTACCTGCCCGTCCGCCGCGTCGCCGCCAAGTTCGACCTGATGCTGTACGTCAGCGCGGCCGACGACGGCTACGAGTTCGAGCTCGAATTCAGCACGGATCTCTTCACGCGGGAGAGCGCCGAGCGAATCCTGCGCAACTACGCGCAGTTGCTCACCTCGCTGGCTGTCGCCCCCATCGACGCCCCGGTGAGCGCCGCGTCGATGACGCGCGACGAGGAACGGCGCCTGATCCTCGACGACTGGAACGACACGCGGATCGCCTACCCGGGCGGAACCGTCGTGGATGTCATCGAGGAGCAGGTGCGGCGGAGCCCGAACGCCCTCGCGGTGGAGTTCGACGGTGTGCGGTACACGTACGATGAGCTGAACCGGCGGGCCAACCAGGTGGCGAACCGGCTGCAGCAACTGCTGGGATCGAGCGGGTCCGGGCCCTTCGTCGGGGTCTTCATGGACCGCTCCGCGGAGATGGTGGTCGCGCTGCTCGCCGTGGTCAAGGCGGGCTGCGCCTACGTGCCCATCGACCCCGAACACCCGGCCGCCCGGATCGAGTTCATGATCCAGGACGCCGAACTGCCGCTGATCGTCACCCAGGAGCGGTACAAGAGCGCGCTCGGTGCCGTCACCGCCCGGCTCCTCACCCTGCCGGACGCGGTCCCGGACGGCGAGGACGACGCCGATCCTGTCCGCGAACTGAGCCCCGACTCACCGGTGTACATGATCTACACCTCCGGATCCACCGGTCGGCCCAAGGGGGTGATCAATCGCCATGACGCGCTGGCCAACCGGCTGCACTGGATGCAGTCCGCCTTCCCGCTGGCAGGCGACGAGGGCGCCGGCGGGGACCGCGTCCTGCAGAAGACCCCGTACAGCTTCGACGTCTCGGTGTGGGAGTTCTTCTGGCCGCTGATGGCCGGTGCCGCCATCGTCGTCGCCAGGCCCGGCGGGCACCGGGACCCGGACTACCTCAAGGAACTGATCCGATCCCGCTCCGTCACGACGGTGCACTTCGTACCCTCCATGCTGAACGTCTTCCTGGAGGCCGAGGAGCCGGCCGCGTACTGCGGTTCGCTCAGGCGCGTCATCTGCAGCGGCGAGGCGCTGCCGCGCAAGACCGTCGAGGTCTTCCTCGACACGCTCCCGGACTGCGAACTGCACAACCTCTACGGCCCCACCGAGGCCGCGATCGACGTCTCGCACTGGCCGTGCAGGCTCGACTACCCCGGAGAGCTGGTCCCCATCGGCAGGCCCATCGCGAACGTCCGGCTGTACGTGCTGGATGAGGACCTGCGCCTGCAGCCGGTTGGTGTTCCCGGGGAGTTGTGCATCGGAGGCGTCGCGGTCGCCACCGGTTACCACGGGCGTAACGACCTCAGCGCGAAGATGTTCGTGCCGGACCCCTACGCAACGGAGCCGGAGGCACGCCTGTACCGGACCGGAGACCTGGCGCGCTTCCTGCCGGACGGCCAGATCCACTACCTGGGCCGCATTGACAACCAGGTCAAGCTGCGCGGCCTGCGGGTCGAGCCCGACGAGATCGCGGCGGTGCTGCGCGAACTGCCGGCCGTACAGGACGCTGCCGTCGTCGTGGACACCTCGGGTCCGGCACAGGCGCTGGCGGCGTACGTCGTCAGCACCGGCTTCGACCCGGACCAACTGCGCGCCCGCCTGCGCAAGCTGCTGCCGGAATTCCTCGTCCCGCAGTATCTGGTCGAGGTGCCGCAGCTGCCCACAACCGCCAACGGCAAGCTGGACCGGCGTGCCCTGCCCGCCCCGGCGCTCGCCGCGGCACCGGCGGCCCGCACCGGTCTCCCGCCCTCCTCGGCCGCCGAGCAGGACGTGGCCCGCGCCTGGCAGGACGTGCTCGGGCTCGCCGAGCCGGTCGGCCTCGACAGCAACTTCTTCGCCCTCGGCGGGGATTCGATCATGGCGTTGCGGGTCAGTTCCCGGCTGCGCGCCGCCGGATACACCGTGAACCTGCGGGAGGTGTTCGCGCACGCGACAGTCGCAGAACTGGCCGGGTCGCTCACCCGGACCGACCCCGCGTCGCCCACGCCCGTCGCCACCGCGGCGTTCGGCCTCCTGACGGAGGAGGACAGGAAGGCGCTCCCCGCCGGGACGGACGACGCCTGGCCGCTGACGAGACTCCAGTCGGGCATGATCTACCACTCGCTGCTCGACGAGGGTTCGCCCGTCTATCACGACATCTTTGACTACGAGTTCGCCGGCACGGTCGACCTGGACAAGCTGGTCCGCGCCATCCGGGAGACCGTGGCGCGGCACGCCCAGCTGCGGTCGTACTTCGACCTGGAGAACTACGACGAGCCGCTCCAGATCGTGCTCGACGCGAACGCGGCCGAGGCGACGCCGTCCGTGGAGGTCGTCGACGTCTCCGGGTTACCCGGTGACGCGCAGGACAGGGCGGTTGAGGAGTGGATCGAGTCGGAGAAGTGCCGCCCGCTGGACCTCGGCAGGCCACCCATCCGCTTCCACGCGCATGTGCGGTCCGCCGACCGCCTCAACCTGGCGCTGTCCTTTCACCACCTGATCCTGGACGGGTGGAGTGTCGCGCTCGTCGTCGAGGAGATCAGGCACCGCTATGCCGGACTCCTGGCCGGACGGGCGGCCGACGACGCGGCACCGGCTCCCGCTACGGCTCCCGCACCGGCGCCCAGCTACGGCACGTACGTGGCACTGGAACGCGACAGCGCACAGCGCCAGGAGGATCAGGACGCCTGGCGCAGACTGCTCGACGGCTACTCCGCCACGCTGTTGGCCGGTCAACCGGGCCCCGCGCCCGCAGAGATGACCGAGACTGCGGCGATCGAACGGCTCGTCCCGGCGGAGCTGGAGGCTCGGCTGCGTGTGCGCGCCGCCGACCTCGGGCTCCCGCTCAAGTCCTTCTACCTGGCCGCGCACTGCGCCGCGCTCGCCGACCTCAGTGGCTCCGCACGCGTCATCTCCGGGCTGGTCGGCAACGGCCGTCTCGAGATTCCCGGCGGCAGCGAGATGGTCGGCCTGTTCCTCAACACCCTGCCGTTGCCCGTCGAGGTGGGCGAGTCGGACGACGCGGCGCTGCCAGCCACGGTCTTCGAGCGCGAGCGGGCACTGATTGCGTTCCAGAGGTTCCCCCTCGCCGACATCGAGCGACAGCAGGGGGGAACGCTCTTCGACGTCGTCTTCAACTACACCGACTTCCACACCTACGCGGCCGGCGGCGACGGCGCCGCGACCGCCCAGGACCAGGTGTCGATCGAGAGCGCCCGGTACTTCGAGCTCACGAACTTCCCGATGATCGTCCATGTGCACTGGGACCATTTCGCCGGTGCGATGGAACTCGCCGTGTGCCACGACCCCGGGCGGATCAAGACCGCCACGGCGGAAGGGTTCCTGGGCGAGTTCCGCGCGGCTCTCGAACGGTACGCGGGACACCGGCAGGAGCCGGAAACGGCCGGACGCGCGACGGACGGGACGGAGCAGGCGATCGCCGCGATCATCGCACGGGCGGTCGGCCGCGAGACGGTCGAGGCGGACGAGAACTACCTCGACTTCGGCGTTGACTCGATCACCTCCATCCGGATTCTGGTCAAGCTGCGCAAGCTGTTCCCCGGCGCGGCGCTGCGCGAGGTCATGGAGGCCCGTACGGTGCGGGTGCTGGCCCGGCGCCTGGCGGAAGGTGCGCCCGCGGCCGAGGCCGCCCGGCCGGCCGGCAGCACCGGCACTCCCGCCAGGCGGCTCCCGCGCGGAGCCGTCGACGCGTACCCGCTCACCGCCACCCAGCACCGGATGATCGAGGCGACCCGCTCCGATCCCGCGCAGTCCGCCTACCACGATGTCTTCGCCTACACCGTCGCGCTGCCACTGGACGAGCCGCTGCTGCGCGCCTGCCTGCGGCGGATGACCGCGTCTTGCGAGACCCTGCGCACCGCCTTCGACCTGGACGCGTCGCCCGCCCCCCGGCAGCTCGTGCACGACTCGGTCGAGCCCGACCTCACCGTGGTCGACGCGGTGGGCGGCCCCGCGACAGCCGACGAGTGGTTCGAGGCGGAACGCGGCTCGGAGTTCGCCTGGGACCGGCCCGGCCTCATCAGGTTCGCGGCACACCGGACCGCGCAGGACCGCTTCGTCCTGTCCATGGGCTTCCACCACGCGATCATCGACGGCTGGAGCCTGTCGCTGCTGATCCGTGACCTCCTGGTCTCGTACGCCGCGGAACTCGGCGCCGCATCCCGCGCCGGACACCCCCCCGCCCAGGCCCGCCCGGCCGATACCTTCGCCGACTACGTCATGGCGGAGGCCGCCGCGCGCGCGTCGGTCGAGTCGCAGCAGTTCTGGCGTGACGTCCTGGGCGGTCACCCTGGCACGGCACTGCCCCGCTACCTGCCCGTCGGCGGCGCCCGCTGGGCCGAGACGACCGTGACCGTCTCGCCCGAGCAGGAGGACCGGCTGCGCGAGGTCGCCCGCGCCACCGGGCACCCGCTCAAGCACGTGCTCCTCGCGGCGCACCTGCGGGTCCTGAACCTCGTCACCGGCGAGCCCGACGTCATCACCGGGGTGTTCACGCACGGCCGCCCCGAGACCGACGACGCCGAGAAGCTGGCGGGGATGTTCCTCAACTTCCAGCCGCACCGGGTGCAGATCGGCGAGCAGATATGGCCGCAACTGGTCGAGGAGGTCTTCGCGTTCGAGATGCGCGCCCTCCCGCACCGGCGCTGCGCCGCCACGTCCGCGGACGGCGACGGTCACGACGGCTGGCCCCGCTATCCCGCGCTGTTCAACTACACCGACTTCCCGGCGTACGCCGATGTCGCCCACGACGGTGGGCACCTCACCGGCGTCCGGTGGTTCGAGCACACCGACGCACCGTTCCTGGCCAACGTGGGCCGTGACCCCGCCGGTGCCAGGCTGGAGATCACCCTCAACGCCGACGGCCGCCTGCTCCCGCAGGAGGCCCTGGAGGACCTGGCGCGCCTGTACGCGGCCGTCCTGGCACAGATCACTCGAACACCGGACGGCCGCGTCCAGGATCCCACCGACGAGATCCGTGCCTGCGTCGACGCCCTCGGCGCGCGGCAGCGCCCGTCCGTCTGA
- a CDS encoding RidA family protein, with protein MTTFRNPQQVAPPLAAYSHQAEITGPVRWLVLSGQIGMTLAGEIPEDPIEQLGVALDNITGNLDAAGMNREDLVKLVFYYVGDIDLQQRRQRLGEWLGDLQPCMTVMTVAALATPDLRVEIEALACTEDSPATRRSEQQ; from the coding sequence GTGACAACCTTCAGAAACCCCCAGCAGGTCGCGCCGCCCCTGGCCGCCTACTCGCACCAGGCGGAGATCACCGGCCCGGTCAGGTGGCTCGTCTTGTCCGGCCAGATCGGCATGACCCTCGCGGGGGAGATCCCCGAGGACCCGATCGAGCAGCTCGGCGTTGCGCTGGACAACATCACGGGCAACCTCGATGCGGCCGGGATGAACCGCGAGGACCTGGTCAAGCTGGTGTTCTACTACGTCGGCGACATCGACCTGCAGCAGCGCCGGCAGCGGCTGGGGGAGTGGCTGGGGGACCTGCAGCCCTGCATGACCGTCATGACGGTGGCCGCACTGGCCACACCAGACCTGCGCGTCGAGATCGAGGCGCTGGCATGCACCGAGGACAGCCCGGCGACACGAAGGAGTGAGCAGCAATGA